A stretch of the Papaver somniferum cultivar HN1 chromosome 6, ASM357369v1, whole genome shotgun sequence genome encodes the following:
- the LOC113291640 gene encoding uncharacterized protein LOC113291640 gives MDREPEELQFLGFFGIYQESFKITVAWRKIFSRIILSLILPLSFIYLAQIQISEAILSKIDDSEEVQDTATRGTARFDKIHAHIISEWVAFGIFKAVYLLFLLIFSLLSTSAVVYTIACIYSAKDLTFKTVMSVVPKVWKRLMITFMWNFFILVVYNFLAIFLSYSVVVLTIGPEGENVKTTVTLLIIILIPYFVGLVYISVVWQLASVVSVMEESYGIKAMLKSRALIKGKIWVSSFIFIKLQILFIGILMAFKALVVHGNSFGDFYFFLTRVSFGIWGRICLGILFIVLLTLLIHFALVIQTVIYFVCKSYHHENIDKSGLAEHLEVYYLGDYVPLIRDKDVQLEQFHYAIWSILSNVIWIRCDAIRLAAGIIFEVEVSVVTGLGC, from the exons ATGGATAGAGAACCAGAGGAGCTTCAATTCTTAGGATTCTTTGGGATCTATCAAGAATCCTTTAAGATAACAGTAGCATGGAGAAAAATCTTCTCAAGAATCATTCTTTCTCTTATCCTACCTCTGTCTTTCATTTACTTGGCTCAAATCCAGATATCAGAAGCAATTTTATCCAAAATCGATGATAGTGAAGAAGTTCAAGACACGGCTACTAGAGGAACAGCAAGGTTCGACAAAATCCATGCTCATATCATCTCCGAATGGGTTGCTTTCGGTATATTCAAAGCCGTTTATTTGCTTTTCCTCCTCATATTCTCTCTTCTGTCGACTTCGGCTGTTGTCTACACGATTGCTTGCATCTATTCTGCGAAAGATCTCACATTCAAGACGGTTATGAGTGTGGTGCCCAAAGTATGGAAGAGACTTATGATCACTTTCATGTggaatttcttcatcttggtagtCTACAATTTCCTGGCCATCTTTTTATCTTATTCGGTCGTTGTTCTTACAATCGGACCAGAAGGAGAAAATGTGAAAACCACTGTGACACTTCTTATTATCATACTGATACCTTATTTCGTCGGATTGGTTTATATTAGCGTCGTATGGCAACTTGCTAGTGTGGTCTCGGTCATGGAAGAAAGTTATGGTATTAAGGCTATGCTCAAGAGTAGGGCTTTGATTAAGGGGAAAATATGGGTTTCATCTTTCATTTTTATAAAGCTTCAAATCTTGTTTATCGGTATCCTAATGGCGTTTAAGGCGTTGGTTGTTCATGGGAATTCATTTGGAGATTTCTATTTCTTTTTGACAAGGGTTTCATTTGGAATTTGGGGTAGAATTTGTTTGGGGATATTGTTCATCGTTTTATTGACTCTTTTGATTCACTTTGCACTTGTGATTCAGACTGTCATATATTTTGTCTGCAAATCGTACCACCATGAGAACATCGATAAGTCTGGCTTAGCGGAACATTTGGAGGTCTATTACTTGGGGGATTATGTTCCTTTGATTAGGGATAAAGATGTTCAGTTGGAAcaatttcat TACGCTATATGGTCAATTCTGTCAAATGTTATATGGATAAGATGTGATGCTATCCGTTTAGCTGCTGGTATAATTTTCGAGGTTGAAGTATCTGTTGTAACAGGGCTGGGATGCTAA
- the LOC113291641 gene encoding uncharacterized protein LOC113291641 — protein sequence MASIYTSKEISFKKIMSVVPKVWMRLMITFFWSFFIVFVYTLLTVGLIVLLAFIIIEPDEGEGRAILFLVLAGIVSLTYLVGLVYIGAAWNLACVISVLEKIYGLKALKKSKNLIKGRIWVSSVIFVMLEVSFFGILGVFSGVVIHGSSVGIFGKMVLGLLCYLLMTILIHFYLVIQTMIYFVCKSHHHENIDRSGLAEHLEACYVRLDREKDVQLEQVHV from the coding sequence ATGGCTTCCATTTATACTTCTAAAGAAATCAGTTTCAAGAAAATTATGAGTGTTGTACCTAAAGTATGGATGAGACTTATGATTACTTTCTTTTGGAGTTTCTTCATAGTGTTTGTGTACACATTGTTAACAGTTGGGTTAATTGTTTTGTTAGCATTCATTATCATAGAACCAGATGAAGGAGAAGGAAGGGCAATTTTGTTTCTTGTGCTCGCTGGAATTGTTTCCTTAACTTACTTAGTTGGTTTAGTTTATATTGGTGCTGCTTGGAATTTGGCTTGTGTGATATCAGTATTAGAGAAAATCTATGGGTTGAAAGCTTTGAAGAAGAGTAAGAATTTGATTAAGGGGAGGATATGGGTTTCTTCTGTGATTTTTGTTATGCTTGAAGTTTCGTTTTTTGGTATATTGGGTGTGTTTAGTGGAGTGGTTATACATGGGAGTTCAGTGGGGATTTTCGGTAAAATGGTTTTGGGGTTACTTTGTTACCTGTTGATGACAATTCTGATTCATTTTTATCTTGTAATCCAGACTATGATCTACTTTGTTTGCAAATCTCACCATCATGAGAACATTGACAGGTCTGGTTTAGCTGAACATTTGGAGGCTTGTTATGTTCGTTTGGACAGGGAGAAAGATGTTCAGTTAGAACAAGTTCATGTCTAA